The following are encoded in a window of Fulvia fulva chromosome 7, complete sequence genomic DNA:
- a CDS encoding Catabolic 3-dehydroquinase 1: MANKSILLLNGPNLNLLGTREPHLYGSTTLADVQSAAVKQAEEHGIELLHFQSNHEGAIIDRIHEARGKADFVIINPGALTHTSVGVRDALLGCDLPFIELHVTNVHAREPFRHHSYLLDKAVGVIMGLGVFGYRAAIDFVAQRFANEEKSKL, encoded by the coding sequence TGCTCGGCACCCGAGAGCCTCACCTTTACGGCAGCACGACACTGGCCGACGTGCAATCTGCAGCAGTCAAGCAGGCAGAAGAACATGGCATCGAGCTTCTCCACTTCCAATCGAACCACGAAGGAGCAATCATTGATCGCATCCACGAAGCCCGAGGGAAGGCGGACTTCGTAATCATCAATCCCGGAGCCTTGACACATACTTCTGTGGGCGTGCGAGATGCTCTTCTAGGCTGCGACTTGCCCTTCATCGAATTGCACGTTACCAACGTTCATGCACGGGAGCCATTCAGGCATCACAGCTACCTCTTGGACAAGGCTGTCGGCGTGATCATGGGCTTGGGAGTTTTCGGGTATAGAGCTGCCATCGATTTTGTGGCACAAAGGTTCGCCAACGAGGAGAAGTCGAAGCTTTGA